From the genome of Candidatus Electrothrix communis, one region includes:
- a CDS encoding HD domain-containing protein: MQCPGQDSRYWSGENVFESNCPKCGHGVEFFKDDSQRTCGHCGHRMLNPKIDFGCASYCPHAEQCLGSLPPDVVEAQGDLFKDRIAIAMRKYFGEDRRRIRHAEAVAQQAEIIAKAEQAAEQGGDIMVIMAAAYLHDIGIREAERKFNSSSARYQQSEGPPVAREILTRLKAKPELVDEVCDIINHHHAPRDEETTNFKVLYDADLIVNKLEQYQETPPTQDQLDRLLALFLTTSGADQGLKVLGKFKEKG, from the coding sequence CACGGGGTGGAGTTCTTCAAGGACGACAGTCAGCGGACCTGCGGTCATTGCGGCCATAGGATGCTGAACCCGAAGATTGACTTTGGTTGCGCCTCCTATTGCCCCCATGCGGAACAATGCCTTGGTTCTCTGCCGCCGGACGTGGTGGAGGCGCAGGGTGATCTGTTCAAAGATCGGATAGCCATAGCCATGCGTAAGTATTTCGGCGAGGATAGGCGACGTATCCGCCATGCTGAAGCTGTTGCTCAGCAGGCTGAGATTATTGCTAAGGCAGAACAGGCCGCAGAGCAGGGCGGGGATATAATGGTCATCATGGCTGCTGCCTATCTGCACGATATCGGGATCCGGGAAGCGGAGCGCAAATTTAACTCCTCATCGGCACGGTACCAGCAGAGCGAAGGCCCGCCGGTGGCTCGGGAAATTCTGACCCGGCTTAAGGCAAAGCCGGAGCTGGTGGATGAGGTCTGCGATATTATCAATCATCATCATGCGCCACGCGATGAGGAAACAACCAATTTTAAGGTGCTGTACGATGCTGACCTGATCGTGAACAAGCTTGAGCAGTATCAGGAAACACCACCGACACAGGATCAGCTTGATCGGTTATTGGCACTCTTTTTGACCACATCTGGGGCGGATCAGGGGCTGAAAGTGCTGGGAAAATTCAAAGAGAAAGGATGA